A single region of the Brachypodium distachyon strain Bd21 chromosome 3, Brachypodium_distachyon_v3.0, whole genome shotgun sequence genome encodes:
- the LOC100842360 gene encoding ruBisCO large subunit-binding protein subunit beta, chloroplastic, whose protein sequence is MASPFGGTSTCGLKAAAPAGFATKKQLSLVLPPCVSLPQKFRPRRKCSFRVNAAKELYFNKDGSAIKKLQNGVNKLADLVGVTLGPKGRNVVLESKYGSPKIVNDGVTVAKEVELEDPVENIGAKLVRQAAAKTNDLAGDGTTTSVILAQGMITEGVKIVAAGANPVQIARGIEKTAKALVSELRKMSKEVEDSELADVAAVSAGNNYEVGNMIAEAMSKVGRQGVVTLEEGKSAENNLYVVEGMQFDRGYISPYFVTDSEKMTVEYENCKLLLVDKKINNARDLITILEDAIKSGYPILIIAEDIEQEALATLVVNRLRGALKIAAIKAPGFGERKSQYLDDIATLTGGTVIREEIGLSLDKADSEVLGTAAKVLVTKDTTTIVGDGSTQEEVSKRVTQIKNQIEAAEQEYEKEKLNERIAKLSGGVAVIQVGAQTETELKEKKLRVEDALNATKAAVEEGIVVGGGCTLLRLAAKVDAIKETLENDEQKIGAEIVRKSLSYPLKLIAKNAGVNGSVVTEKVLANDNFRYGYNAATGKYEDLMAAGIIDPTKVVRCCLEHAASVAKTFITSDAVVVDIKEAEQAPAANPMAGSGYGF, encoded by the exons ATGGCTTCACCATTCGGGGGCACTTCCACATGTGGCCTCAAGGCCGCCGCTCCTGCTGGCTTCGCGACCAAGAAGCAACTTTCCCTTGTTTTGCCCCCGTGCGTTTCGCTTCCCCAGAAATTCAGGCCCAGGAGGAAGTGCAGTTTCAGAGTAAATGCCGCAAAGGAGCTCTACTTCAACAAGGATGGATCAGCCATCAAGAAGCTGCAA AATGGAGTCAATAAGCTTGCTGATCTGGTAGGAGTCACTCTTGGCCCAAAAGGACGCAATGTTGTCCTTGAGAGCAAGTATGGGTCGCCCAAAATTGTCAATGACGGTGTCACGGTGGCAAAAGAG GTTGAGCTGGAGGACCCTGTTGAAAATATTGGAGCTAAGTTGGTTCGGCAAGCTGCTGCTAAGACAAATGATTTGGCTGGTGACGGCACAACCACTTCTGTTATCCTTGCTCAAGGAATGATAACTGAGGGTGTTAAG ATTGTAGCTGCTGGTGCTAATCCGGTGCAGATTGCCCGTGGTATCGAGAAAACAGCCAAAGCACTAGTCAGCGAACTTCGGAAGATGTCCAAGGAG GTTGAAGATAGCGAACTTGCTGATGTTGCTGCAGTAAGTGCTGGAAATAACTATGAAGTTGGCAACATGATAGCTGAGGCTATGAGCAAGGTTGGGCGGCAGGGTGTGGTCACACTCGAAGAAGGAAAGAGTGCTGAAAACAACCTCTATGTTGTTGAAGGGATGCAGTTCGATCGAGGCTATATTTCTCCCTACTTCGTAACTGACAGTGAGAAAATGACAGTGGAGTATGAGAACTGCAAG CTGCTTCTTGTGGACAAGAAAATTAACAATGCCAGAGATCTTATCACTATTCTGGAAGACGCAATCAAGAGCGGATATCCAATTCTCATAATCGCAGAGGATATTGAGCAGGAAGCTCTTGCTACCCTTGTGGTCAATCGGCTTAGAGGTGCATTGAAGATTGCTGCCATAAAAGCCCCTGGTTTTGGAGAGCGCAAGAGTCAATACCTGGATGATATTGCTACTCTGACAGGAG GCACTGTCATCAGAGAAGAAATTGGACTGTCCCTGGATAAAGCAGACAGCGAAGTCCTAGGTACTGCTGCCAAGGTTCTAGTGACTAAGGACACAACGACAATAGTTGGAGATGGTAGTACGCAAGAGGAAGTAAGCAAAAGGGTGACACAAATCAAGAACCAGATTGAG GCTGCTGAACAGGAATATGAGAAGGAAAAGCTAAACGAGAGGATAGCCAAACTATCTGGTGGAGTTGCTGTCATTCAG gtgggagcacAGACTGAAACTGAGCTTAAGGAGAAGAAACTGAGGGTTGAAGACGCACTGAATGCAACAAAG GCGGCTGTTGAGGAAGGTATTGTTGTCGGTGGTGGCTGCACCCTTTTAAGGCTTGCAGCAAAAGTCGATGCCATTAAAGAAACCCTTGAGAATGATGAACAGAAG ATTGGTGCTGAAATCGTAAGGAAGTCCTTGAGTTACCCCCTTAAATTGATTGCGAAAAATGCTGGTGTTAACGGCAGCGTTGTTACTGAAAAG GTCCTTGCCAATGACAACTTCAGGTATGGATACAATGCCGCTACAGGAAAGTACGAGGATTTGATGGCTGCTGGTATTATTGACCCCACCAAG GTGGTGAGGTGTTGCCTGGAGCACGCCGCATCGGTGGCGAAAACTTTCATCACCTcggacgccgtcgtcgtcgacatCAAGGAGGCAGAGCAGGCGCCTGCTGCAAACCCGATGGCAGGTTCAG GTTATGGGTTCTAA
- the LOC100831455 gene encoding histone H2A.Z-specific chaperone chz1 isoform X1: MSNNSSSGLCSDCGNRKRDCECCDRCGKLEADLCQCCPECHQHRDQACDCSDDEDDEEEEEEDEGGSQESMDVEPASEDEDGNPKVDPSMADLLQQATTYRPDDDDEDEDEDDE; encoded by the coding sequence ATGAGCAACAACTCCAGCAGCGGCCTCTGCAGCGACTGCGGCAACCGGAAGCGAGACTGCGAGTGCTGCGACAGGTGCGGCAAGCTAGAGGCGGACCTCTGCCAGTGCTGCCCCGAGTGCCACCAACACCGGGACCAAGCTTGCGACTGCAGCGACgacgaggatgatgaggaggaggaggaggaggatgaaggTGGCTCGCAGGAGTCCATGGACGTGGAGCCGGCGTCGGAGGACGAGGATGGGAACCCCAAGGTCGACCCCTCCATGGCTGACCTCCTCCAGCAGGCTACCACTTACCGTCCCGACGATGAcgatgaagacgaagacgaggacgacgagtgA